The Macaca thibetana thibetana isolate TM-01 chromosome 9, ASM2454274v1, whole genome shotgun sequence region CAGAACTAACTTTTCATATGGatgtttctgtatttattttgtatggatttttggcATTTCACAGCTATGTACTAATTGTCGTCTTTTGCTTTCAATAACTTTATAAAAGGCTCTGGGCTACAGACCACTATCAGCCTTTAAGAATATTTGCTGGCCATCTTGCTGATGTGAATTGTACCAGATTCCATCCAAATTCTAATTATGTTGCTACGGGCTCTGCAGACAGAACTGTGCGACTCTGGGACGTCCTAAATGGTAACTGTGTAAGGATCTTCACTGGACACAAGGTATTTTGCACTCTTATTATTCCAGCATCCAAGGttgatttcaagataaaaatattttttaaacaagtgaCACATAAATTTTGCAGACACCATTCTTActacaaaactttaaaattttgtcttattttcctaGACATACTTTACTCTGATCCTTTCTATGAACTTCTTTTGTAGGGACCAATTCATTCCTTGACATTTTCTCCCAATGGGAGATTCCTGGCTACAGGAGCAACAGATGGCAGAGTACTTCTTTGGGATATTGGACATGGTTTGATGGTTGGAGAATTAAAAGGCCACACTGATACAGTCTGTTCACTTaggtttagtagagatggtgaaaTTTTGGCATCAGGTAAATGACTATTAATGGCTTTATGGTAAATGCTATGTTAAGAGGAAACAGTGTTGACGATTGCAAAACTAAGTCCTTGTGTTTTAGGTTTTGCTTCCCTTTAGCTATGATTCCAGAGTGTCACCCTATACATGAATTACTTCTCAGGTTAAAGTACCGCTTGAAATGCTCCTTAGGAAGGAATAGAGTTGTTGGTCAAGTTTAGATTTTTCACCCAAAATGTACAGTAGATACATAAAGTGTACTGGACAAAATGTCCAAATGTAAATATGATGGATGCAACTAATGGTTTCCTTTGACTTCCCCTTAGGTTCAATGGATAATACAGTTCGATTATGGGATGCTATCAAAGCCTTTGAGGATTTAGAGACCGATGACTTTACTACAGCCACTGGGCATATAAATTTACCTGAGAATTCACAGGAGTTGTTGTTGGGAACATATATGACCAAATCAACACCAGTTGTACACCTTCATTTTACTCGAAGAAACCTGGTTCTAGCTGCAGGAGCTTATAGTCCACAATAAACCGTCGGTATTAAAGACCTTTTGGAAGCTACTGTTTTTGAAAAGGGAGACTAAAAGCAAATACCTCAGTGATTAATATTTAAGCTACAAAGAATGTTTTTGTCTATATGGATCTGGAAGTATGCTGCTTGGAAAGTCTGAACGGGACAGTTCCACGTTTCTATAGCAACCACATTTGACTAATTTCCGTTAGTTGAATAAGAGGTATTATGATCACGGAGGGGACATTTATGGTGCTTTGGATTGTGTGGAAACTATGCATTTTCTGTTcaaatgctattttaatttattacgtttagaaaaaaagttgatttcaatAATTCATCCTGCTTcaagattcaaattcagaaatatactatcatcttgaattttagctgaAGAATCCTATGAGCATGTATGTTTCTGCTGTAAAAACGTAGTTACTGTATGGCACTCAAAAACTGTTAAATGAtccactaactttttttttctcggCCCATGATTAGTGGAATGTATGTAACTAGGTGGGGTTCCTTTGTTAGATCTAGATGAATTACAACCATCCACTGACATCTGAATTTATATACCTGTTGAGTTTTGAGTGCACCCAAACACTCGATAAACCAGGTGAAGAAATTTAGCTTCCATGTTCTACTTCAGCTAAAACAGCTACATACAACCTAGTACACTTGAAGTCAGACAGACATTTCAGTTGCTTACCTCCAGTACTGAGCCTTGCTTTGGGAAACTAAAAGATTTAGACCAAGTCACTGCCAGTTTTTGCCTTTGTTGCATTTTgtacagtttttatatttttgatatcttGTAAATAAAGACAACCAGCTTTTCCAGGTTCATAATTTATTGTACAAATTGAATTATCACATGATGAGTTGGGATTAGCTTCTCCAGGCATGGGAACTTAACAGATGAGGTTAAGAACTGTAGACAGTTTAAAATCCTATAAACAAAGCAAACAGTTTAGATACAAATGTGGTCAGCTTTACTTTGAAGACATTCAAGAATTACTAAGATAACATGAACCCATTGAAACTGAATGCAAATTTATTAGATTGTCAAAGATGTGacaccaaaaaaattaaagtctatctcagattaatacttttttttttttttttgagacagagttcgctcttgttgcccaggctggagtacaatggcacgatcttggctcactgcaacctccgcctcctgggttcaagtgattctcctgcctcagcctcctaagtagctgggattacaggcatgtgccaccatacccggctaattttttttttttttttttttttttttttttttgttgagacggagtctcactttgtcacccaggctggggtgcagtggccggatctcagctcactgcaagctccgcctcctgggtttacgccattctcctgcctcagcctcccgagtagctgggactacaggcgtctgccacctcgcccggctagttttttgtattttttagtagagacggggtttcaccgtgttagccaggatggtctcgatctcctgacctcgtgatccgcccgtctcggcctcccaaagtgctgggattacaggcttgagccaccgcgcccggcctaattttttttttttttttttttgagacagagtctcgctctgttgcccaggctggagtgcagtggtacagtctcggctcactacaagctctgcctcctgggttcatgccattctcctgcctcagcctcccgtgtagctgggactataggcgcccgccaccgcacccggctaattttttgtatttttttagtagagacggggtttcaccgtgttagccaggatggtctagatctcctgacctcgtgatccgcccgtctcggcctcccaaagtgctaggattacaggcgtgagccactgcgcccggcttaattttgtattttttagtagagacagggtttcaccatgttagtcaggctggtctcaaactcctgacctcaagtgatccacccgcctcagcctcccaaagtgagggattacaggcgtgagccactgtgcccagcctcagattAATACATTTTAACCTAACATTCCACCTTTAACAAATAAGCTACCAACAATTTAGTAAGATCCTAAAGGCATACTATTAGAAAAGTCTAGCATATAaagtaacatcttttttttttttgtttggagacagagtctcactctatcccccaggatGGAGGGTAGCGGTGTAATCTCggtacactgcaacctctgcttcctgggttcaagcgattctcatgcctcagcctctcgagtagctgggattacaggtgcctgccaccacacccagctaatttttgtatttttagtagagactgggttttgtcatgttggacaggctggtctcaaactcctcacctcaggtgatccacccacctcaccttcccaaagtgctgggattacaggcgtgaaccaccacgcctggcctctccGTTTTTGTAATGGGGATACTACCACCCTCCTGAAGTTAGGaggtaattaatataaaaaactggacaaaatactACCTGTTTGTTAGGAATAAGCCAGTGATCACTGCGTTCTGGGATATGCAGTCCCTAAGGTCAACTGTTGAGATTGGAAAAGCTCTTAGGCAttgaagaggccaggcacagtggctcatgccggtaatcccagcactttggcaggctgaggcaggtggatcatttgagcccaggagttcaatagcaacctgggcaacatcacAAAACCCtgtctaccaaaatacaaaaattagctgggcatgatggcgtgcacctgaaatcccagctatttaggaggctgaggtgggagggtcacttgagcccgggaagcagaggctgcagtgatcagagatcacaccacttcactccagcctgggcaacagagctagagtctcaaaaagaaaaatatctgggctgggcacggtggctcatgcctgtaatcccaacactttgggaagccaaggtgggcacatcacctgaggtcaggagtttgagaccagcctgaccaacatggtgaaaccctgtctctattaaaaatacaaaaaaattagccatgagtggtggtgtgcacctgtaatcccagctactcaggagcctgagtcagaagaatcgtttgaactaggaggcagaggttgcagtgagccaagatcatgccattgcactccagcctgggcaacgagtgaaactccatctcaaaaaaaaaaaaagataaaaaaaaaaagataaaaatatctgTGAAGGAGAGCTACAGCAGATGAGGATGTGGCATTTGGGCTTTCCACATATCATCTACTGCCAACACAACAGAGATTTACTCATTTAAAGGATCGGCAAATGGGGGTTGGAggattataagaataaaataaaacctatggGGATTTAAGGATAAGACAGAATTacataaaaattggaaacaaactagaaaaagaaatatttgcaactgATATAAAACGTTGGTTAACAATTACATAAAGAGCTTCCAagtctgcaacctctgcctcttgggctcaagctattctcctgccgcagcctcccgagtagctgggattacaggcgcctgccaccacacccggctgatttttgtatttttagtagagatggggtttcaccatgttggccaggctggtctcaaactcctgacctcaggtgatccgcctgcctcggcctcccattgtgctgggattataggcacaagccactgcccctagcctcttttttttttttgagacaggtcttgctcttttgcccaagctggaatgcaatggcgtgttctcagctcactgtaacctttgcctcctggactaaagcagttctcccaccctggctaatttttgttttggtagagatggggtttcatcatgttgcccaggctggtcttgaactcctgggctcaagtcatctgcctgccttgacctgccaaagtgctgggattacaggtatgagccactatactaggcctcttttttttcttgtatgctataaattttgcaaaatgacaatggtttatttttatagtaaatgTTGGGGAAAAATCCTAACATCAAAATGGCTTAAGTTATAAAGGTTTAAATGTCAACTTCTTACCATTTATGTTGCTTTCACAGCTGGAGTTTTTTTGGACCTTAACTTGAAATATAAGACAATCAAAGCAATGCTTCCATATGTGGCCAGTACacactgagaaagaaagaaaaaagtaaacaagacTTGTTGcatctatattattttaaaatataactgctTAAAGTTATCATTAATACTTACATTCCTTCTACCTGTGAGAGTGTAagagttgaaatattttttaataccaGTGAACTGGTATTGCGCATCATTTTCTGGACCTGCcatgatttcaatcttttaaaaaaagaaagaaagcaacaaTAAATTGGTTTGGatgtaatttaaaagtaaataaattttgtcttgttttagtcTAAAAACTCAAGGTCACTGCATATAAATACtgtaaatatttatctatatctCACCCAACACAGCAGTAGCAAAGATGGTAGAAAAAGCCTTCCTGATAAAGCTTTTGGAAGTAGGATTTTACCTTGATTGCTATTTCATGAACACCTCAGAATACATAAAATCACTCAGCATAAGAGGAGAACACAATAGCCCCTGCTAAGTTCATTCTCTGACCCAATACAGCTTAATGTTTTCATTCCTGGCTCCATCACACCACAGTACGTTGAATTAATCCATTTTAAGGCTACTCGAAAATTGGAGCTGCTATTTTTCAAACGTTCTCAACAGGTGATCATCAACAGCTCAACTACAAACCttacttttacaatttttcttgTTATAAGTAATTTAGGACCTCCATGGGACAGGGGAGAAGGGATCATTTACTAAATGGAGTTAATAATAGCTACTGGTGGTAGTAAGGAAGCTGGAATCCTTGCACCACCACCAAAATagataaaagatttaaatgtaaatagtgaAACCAGAAAGTCCTGgaagaaaacatggggaaatATTTAAGTCATCTCAGGGaagggaaaatattaagaaaaaaatgccaaaaacaaaaagacaaaacataaaagGATAACCAACCTATTAGTCAAAGAAATGTCAAATGAGACCAATATTTAATCAAATGAGCAAAGATAAAATTATGGTAAGTAGTAGTATTAAGTACGTGAGAAAACAATAATTCTCTCTCTGTTGCTTGGAGTATAAACTGGtataactggccgggcgcagttgctcacgcctgtaatcccagcactttgggaggccgaggcgggcagatcatgagatcaggagatcgagaccatcctggctaacacggtgtaaccctgtctctactaaaaatacaaaaaattaaccgggcgtggtggcaggcactgctagtcccagctactcaggaggctgaggcaggagaatggtgtgaacccgggaggcaaaggttgcagtgagccgagatcgcaccactgcactccagcctgggcgacagagcgagactccgtctcaaaaaaataaacaaacaaaaaaataaactggtACAACCTTCAGAAAGTCCAATTTGGCAGTATCTATCGAATTATAAAATGAGTGTACCCTTCCATCTAGCTGCTTTTTTTCTCCAGGAATTTCAATATTACCCTTATTGAAATATTACAAAGTGGAAACACATTGTGTGGTTCAAAGATGGTCAATGAAATATTGTTTATGAAAATCTTTGTCTATTTATAGAAGACTCATTAAAAAATGGTTTCCATTAAACGACACAAAATATGCACAGATCTTTGTGTACCGACATGGAAAGATGTCCCAAGTAACGTTAAATGTTGTAAGAAAAATCTTATTTCTGGATTTTATAAAGCACGTCAATGGTTCTCTGATTCTTGTCCCTAGACCAGCAGCATTAGCATCACTGGAAACTTGCTGGTGCACATTCTTAGGCCCtacctattgaatcagaaactctgggccCAGGAATCTATTTTAATAAGGCTTCTAGATAATCCTGAAGCATGctaaagtttgaaaaatactgcagtaaatgaaatagaaaaacaaatagtgTATTAAAAAAACTCTGGAAGAATATATAGCAAAGGCGGCTTAATCTATAGTACCTGTGTATTTTACAAAGGCATGAATTTCTTTTATAGACAAGATATATTCGAAAGGTCACCAGAACAAGAGCTGAAAATTCGTATGCATGACCGCCTATCTACCACGACCGACGCCACGCCGAGTCGATTGGCAACACAGACGAGCCGGTCGAGGTCCGGTCGAGATTGGTAGGCAGTGACAGTGACTCAGCTGGGTCTTGATGAAATGGAAGAGGGAGATATCTGTGAGGGAGTCATTGCTATGGAAACTGGAACTCCCCCATTCAAAGGCTTTCAGAGGCATTCTTGTGTAAAGAATTGGCaatgaaaatttgagaaaaatgacCTTAATTTTCAAGTTTCAAGAAGGTTCTTGGAGCAATGAAGGAAATCCAAACTTCCTTAGGCCTCTTCAGAGACCTTGTCCAGTCTAGCCCAAGTTAGGAAAATCTCCATTAAAAGTAACTTtatacacttgatcttagccaacaGAAGCGATAAAAGCAACTTTGTAATGTAGCTATCAACTGTTTCACTTTACTAAACTTACTAAAGACATACTCCCCCCCCCCACCATTCATTTCATGATACATTTTTGGATTCATTTCTTAGGGTGTGAAGTAGGTTTTTAGAAGAAACGCTACAGAAAACAAGGGCTTAACTTTGACCATTAACTGAAAACCTCCACTACATTACATCTAACGAAACTTTTTAGGAGAATATGCCTAGCAATACTAAGGTGCTTTAAATTTCCTTTACACATAATATGGGAGGAAGGCTGATGTTTTGTGATATCCCACAGAAGACTAATTCTGACTGCAGGGAAGTGCATGGTTCAAGAACTGAAATCAATCACTCAAGTTAGTCTGGGTCTTAAAGGAGGAGGATTCTTGAGAGGCTCAAATGGAGGGTGAAATGGGGAACGGGGTTGTTGCTGGTGAGAATGATGGAGTAAGGTCGAAAAATTTGGTTTTGCATTCTTCAGCATGCGGCAGGTTACTTTAGGGCAAACATAAAGGAACCCTTATGTTTACAGTGCCCTTTTTAAGACTCCTAGTTGTGATTTAATGTTGTTAAATGGTGGTCTGTTTTAATTAAGCTGCTAACAGCtcttcttgagacaaggtcttgctctgttgtccaggctggagtgcagtggcatgatctcggctcactgcaatctccgcttcccggagtcaagcgattctcccgcctcagcctcccgagtagctggaactacaggcgtgcgccaccacgcccggctactttttgtactgttggtagggacggggtttcaccatattactcaggctggtctcgaactctggacctcaggtgatctgcccgcctcggcctcccaaagtgctgagattacaggcgtgagccaccgctaaTCCTTCCGTGCCTCTCTCCATCTGTGAGATGGGCACTTTATTAAAGGTTCAAAGTGACCAGTagctttctctatttctctgttaCTTTCTCTATTCCTCGATATCACTATTTTCCTAACTTAACACCTACCTAGAATGGtgagatcacgaggtaaggaagGCAAAGATGAAGGACAACCACTCACGTAACAGAAGCAGTCTCTTGCACTCAAGGAGTTTACAGCTCTCCGTTCTGGCTACCTCTTAGGAAAGGCCTTCCTACTGATAGTCTACAGACTGAAATCTAACCTTTTTACAGCGGGCCTGGCGAACTGTAGGGGCCAGGCCACATTCACTCGCTTTGAAAAAGGCTGCAGTGTAGCTAAAGGAGGCCCGGCTGGCCAGCTTCCTAAGCACAGCTCGGTGGGAACAAACAGCTATGTgcatacagaagaaaagaggttaattCGGCCGGTGATGGGGGTCAGAAGCCCTAGTCCTCGTCCAATATTACGTCACTGGGTGACCTCGGGGGACGCTTCGCGGAGGGCCTCATTTTTCTCCACTGGCAAATGGAATTAAGGGTCTTCGGAAACTGTGGGAGCCCCTGGGCGCACCTATGCACCTCACCTCCAGGCTTCTCACCCGCTGGCCGCCCCCTTGCGCCCCTAGTTTTTTCTAGCTCCTTTCCCATTCCGCACTGTTTCTCTCCTCGAAAACTAAGACTTCGAGGTGTTCCTCGGCCAGAAACGGCGGGCGGTCCAAGCCCAGCCTCCCCTCTTCACCCACCTGCCAAAGCCAAAAATTCCGCAGCTGGTGTCCTTCAACAAAAGTAATCACCTCTCTCCCCGGCCGGAAGAAGCCGCCTCCCCCGCACGCGTTTAGCCGGCCACCGCGATTCGGCCTTCTGCGATGATTGGCTACGGCTCCAAGTCCCGCCCTTCCGATTCCTTTCTCTAGGTCACCTCCGCAACATGGCAACGGAAGTAGGGTGTTGAGCCCGCCCACACTTCCGGAAGAATTGCTCTGGAGCGTAGGTATCCTGGTCTCCACGTGTGTGAGTACCGCGGTTCGAGCTCAGTGCTAGCGGGGTGCTGACGCCGCGGGGCGGGTGAGTAAAGGGAGAGGCGAAAAAGGAGGAAACCTCATGGCTGTCAGGTCTCTCCCAGGCCTGGGTCCCTGCCAGGTACCCGCTAGATGAGTGTGGTTCGGCCACCTTAGCCCCGCTTCGAAGCCGGCTCTGTGCTAGCAGCCCCTGTAACTCCAGGCTTTGTGTTCCGAAAGTAGCCTAAATATCTTCGGTGCCCCTGGATCTCCTTACtttttggagcctcagtttccctttgtTTGAAAGGAAATTAAGGGTGAAATTCCCAGCAAACCAAAGCCCCtgaactttcctgtttctttgatACCCATCCCTGATTCCATATCCTTGGCCCCACCCGGTCATCACTTCTCTAGTCTTAAGCCCTTCTAGATTCTTATTGCCAAGTGTCTGTCAAAACTAACCTCTCCTGTCTTCTGTTTTCACACCCAGTTCTGGTTCTCCTGGTTTCTCTGCTGTCCTGCACTtgactcctttctttttctttctttttttttaaatcactgagatAACAGGAAACAATGCATTTGAATCCTTCTACCGAATTTACTTGCCTTCAGTACTGTCCCTCTTCATGTCCAATCTATAGTCTGCAGtatatttttcttgcttattgtTCTGTCGCTTTCCCTGCTTAAGTCTCTGACTTGCCAAAGTAAACTACCCATATCTAATTCAAGGTCTTCCACAAAAAAGCCCAACTTCTCCTTTaatgttttgagacggagtcttgccttgtcccccaggttggagtgcagtggcatgagctgaGCTCaatgcaatctccgcctcccagcctcaagcaattctcccgcttcagcctcccgagtagctgggctaatttttgcatttttggtagagatggggtttcgccgagTTGActatactggtctcaaactcctgacatcagatgatctgcccgcctcaggctcctgaagtgctggcattacaggtgtgagccatggtgcccagcctccTTTAAAATTTAACTTCAGTTTTTATGCTTTAATCTCCCAGTGGTCTAGCTGAATAATTCTTCAGAGACAACAGCAAGCCTTTGAGCAGTTGTTTGATAGGGAAATTGCTGGTGTTTATTGAAATAATAGGCTTTTCCCATCCATGTCTTTTCTCACATTCCCTTTCTACCTGTCAAGCTTCTGTTCATCTTTTACCCTTCAGCAAAaaggatcttcttttttttttttttttttttgagatggcatctcgctctgttgcccaggctggagtgcagtggcccgatcttggctcactgcaagctccgcctcccgggttcacgccattctcctgcctcagcctcccgagtagctgggactacaggcgcccgccacctcgcccagctagttttttgtatgttttagtagagacggggtttcaccgtgttagccaggatggtctggatctcctgacctcgtgatccgcccgtctcggcctcccaaagtgctgggattacaggcttgagccaccgcaccggcctaGGATCTTCTTTATGAAGCTTGCCTCCTTTACTGAAGCCTTATCCCTTCCTACATCTTTGTGATCATTTATAAtccaatttacattttaagttacTTACATAATTGTTTTATCTTCAAAAAGTGCTTGTTCTTTGAAGGCAGAGAATTATATATTCATCTATAGAGCTACAGTGTATCTCTGACTTAACTGTAGCTGCTTAGTGAGTATTTGctacattgaatctataacttACTTTTCTGGAAGAAGGTGGGTGGACTTGTGGTTTTGAAGCAGAGACCTTTGGAAAGATGAAGTATGGATTATCCCGGGCCTGACATCTAAACCATCTGTATTGTAGTCCTGAATGTTGTCTAACATATTGCTGGAACAGTCTTGTCTCTTGCCTCGTTGATCACACCTTTCTGAAATCTGCTATGAAGACAACATGTCACCATTatcttttgcattgtttttagGAGACCCAAACATGGCAGCCCTGGAGGAAAGCTTCCCCCGAGGAGGTACAAGAAAGATCCACAAACCAGAGAAAGCTTTCCAGCAGTCAGTTGAACAAGACAACTTATTTGATGTAAGTAGTATGCTTGTTTGGTGACACTCACTGGAAACTTTTACTCTAGGGTCTTGTGAAAAATGAGCCTTATTTGAGAATGTgttattttccagaattttttttttgcgtTGAAGTCTGTGTCTATAAATTTAATTCGTTTAGAGAGGCCATACCACCACGATCCTGTATCTTTTGAAACTTGGCATTTAGTATTAGAGTTTAAAGTACAGttgttagctgggtgtagtggctcatgcctgtaatcccagcagtttgggaagccgaggcaggcggattacttgaggctaggaattcaatactagcctggccaacatggtgtaaccctgtctatactaataCCAAaacttgctgggcatggtggtatacctgtagtcctagctacttgggaggctgaggcatgagaattgcttgaaatgacaaggcggaggttgcagtgacccaatattgtgccactgctctcctgcctgggtgagagagcgagactctgtctcaaaaaacacacaaacaaaataaagtgcTACAGTTTCTTGTTCTTAGGCTCTCTTTGCTATGTGCTATGTTGATGAAGGATGGAGaggaagcagtttttttttttttgagacggagtctcactctgttgcccatgctgaagtacagtggcgtgagcagctgggattacaggtgcctgctaccatacctggccaatttttgtatttttgttagagacagggtttcacaatgttagcctgactggtctgaaactcctgacctcagatgatccgcccaccttgacctctcaaagtgctgggatgacaggtgtgagccgctgcgcccagccgatgtt contains the following coding sequences:
- the ATP5MK gene encoding ATP synthase membrane subunit K, mitochondrial, which codes for MAGPENDAQYQFTGIKKYFNSYTLTGRRNCVLATYGSIALIVLYFKLRSKKTPAVKAT